One region of Malania oleifera isolate guangnan ecotype guangnan chromosome 6, ASM2987363v1, whole genome shotgun sequence genomic DNA includes:
- the LOC131157600 gene encoding LOW QUALITY PROTEIN: putative transcription factor bHLH041 (The sequence of the model RefSeq protein was modified relative to this genomic sequence to represent the inferred CDS: substituted 1 base at 1 genomic stop codon) — MIHIXSINSSCLTLLDGFYQEESNKPSSSSGSLARRLFSEYKKSFFSINVENHDRVPGLAFKNRAPYIEVKELELQRLASLDTQLQFYQEVRIKTAIFMGCKSGEIELGMSNVPQKNMEMELRSWFPEELISHQQPQFKELPQPPPSIDQNRPSSSSSSLRSLSVDSPDSSSLFYTFPSSSCINPETLKEASIEQVVLRPLSTTTTVTTPRHTFFGQTQNNRFPIAESEESAITRAILAVISSPSSASSSVLPQGVSQPNFPCYSPYPREQQNAAASAFKKYSSALASTISRMKANLQQQSMLKRAISYFRSLHLQRTQQGQAQGSRPTSTQLHHMIAERRRREKLNESFQALRSLLPPGSKRDKASVLASTREYLSSLQAQVSELNQRNEQLETLILREKEAAEDVFGASSRRFDIQITNAESTSEERIRAIMLHVTVRGECPMLDVTIRILEFLKQANNIGVVSMEADSQMVELGFLNRLSLRLRIEGNGWNESAFREAVRRVLADLGL, encoded by the exons ATGATACACATATGATCGATCAATTCCAGCTGTTTAACATTATTGGATGGATTCTACCAAGAAGAGAGCAACAAACCCAGTTCCTCCTCCGGAAGTCTGGCTCGGAGGCTCTTCTCAGAATACAAGAAATCATTCTTCAGTATTAATGTTGAAAATCATGA CCGTGTTCCGGGACTGGCATTCAAGAATAGGGCTCCTTACATAGAGGTGAAGGAATTGGAGCTTCAAAGACTGGCATCCCTTGATACACAGTTGCAGTTTTATCAG GAAGTCAGGATTAAG ACTGCAATATTTATGGGGTGCAAGAGCGGAGAGATAGAGCTTGGCATGTCCAATGTGCCTCAA AAAAACATGGAAATGGAGTTGAGGAGCTGGTTCCCAGAAGAGTTAATTTCCCATCAACAGCCTCAGTTCAAAGAGCTTCCTCAGCCTCCTCCTTCAATCGACCAAAACCGGCCTTCATCATCTTCGTCGTCACTGAGATCCCTATCCGTAGACAGCCCAGACTCCTCCTCTCTTTTCTACACCTTCCCAAGCTCTTCCTGCATTAATCCGGAGACCCTCAAAGAGGCTTCCATTGAGCAAGTGGTCTTAAGACCCTTATCAACCACAACCACTGTCACTACTCCAAGGCATACCTTCTTTGGACAAACCCAAAACAATCGATTCCCGATAGCAGAGAGCGAAGAATCCGCAATTACAAGGGCTATTCTCGCCGTCATATCTTCTCCTTCTTCCGCTTCATCATCAGTACTGCCTCAAGGAGTATCCCAACCGAATTTTCCGTGTTACAGCCCTTACCCGCGGGAGCAGCAGAACGCTGCAGCCAGTGCTTTCAAAAAATATTCCTCGGCTTTAGCTTCAACTATTTCTCGAATGAAAGCCAATTTGCAGCAGCAAAGCATGCTCAAGCGAGCCATTTCATACTTCAGAAGCTTACATTTGCAGCGAACTCAGCAGGGGCAAGCGCAAGGAAGCCGCCCCACATCCACACAATTGCATCATATGATAGCGGAGCGGAGAAGAAGGGAGAAGTTGAATGAAAGCTTTCAGGCTTTGAGATCACTATTGCCTCCTGGATCTAAG AGAGACAAAGCTTCCGTGCTTGCAAGTACCAGAGAATACTTGAGCTCGTTACAGGCTCAAGTTTCAGAGCTCAATCAAAGAAATGAGCAATTGGAAACGCTGATTTTGCGGGAAAAAGAAGCAGCGGAAGATGTCTTTGGTGCTTCAAGCCGAAGATTTGATATTCAGATTACGAATGCTGAGTCAACATCGGAGGAGAGGATTAGGGCTATCATGTTGCATGTGACCGTAAGAGGAGAATGCCCTATGTTGGACGTGACAATTCGGATACTGGAATTCTTGAAGCAGGCCAATAACATAGGCGTGGTGTCCATGGAAGCTGATAGCCAGATGGTGGAACTAGGTTTTCTTAATCGCCTAAGCTTGAGATTGAGAATCGAG GGGAATGGATGGAACGAGTCTGCCTTCCGAGAAGCTGTGAGAAGGGTTCTTGCAGATTTGGGACTGTGA